ACGAAGCGATCTATACTTCCGGTTATCGTGTTGTTATCATTTATCACTACACTTTCACATGAACTTTATAAAACAACACTACGAACTACTGTGCGCTTCAGTTATATTCGTTGCCATACTAAGTACACACTATCCCTTTTATAAAGCTATCATTTTGATGCTGGAGTTTGTTGTGATCATAGAGGTGGTAAAAATGATCTCGGAGTTTATAGACAAGAAAAGATTACGACTGAGGTATGTGATCGATGTATTTATTATCTTTTTGACACGGGATGTGATCATATTGACAACACACCCAGACAAAGACCGCCAAGAGATACTCTTTTTACTTTTAGTGATCTTTGTCTTTTTTCTCTTTAGGATTCTAGCCGTACTCTTTTCGCCTGCACTGTCCAGAAAGAAAAAAGCACAGAAGCCGTTTTAGAGCAATTTATATCCAACACCCCATACCGGAGCAAAATACTCTTTCACGCCTTCAGGGTCGATCTTCTTTTTAAGTCTGTTCATCGCAACATTGATGGTTTTATCATGAAAGTTTGTACTGTCATCACCCCAGACTTCATCACGCAAATAATCTCTGTCTAATGGCTGATGCGGATTTTTGACAAAGGTATGAAGAAGTTTAAATTCCAGGTTGGTCAACTCTATGCGTCTCTCCTCTATGAAAAGTTCACGTTTTTGCAGATCCAATATAAGGTCTCTGTATTTTACCTTATCGCTGGATGTCGCACCACTGCGTTTCAATAGTGCGGCTATTCTCAAAAGAAGTTCTTTACTGCTGAAAGGCTTTGTCATATAGTCATCACCTCCGGAGTGGAAACCTTCTTCCAGGTCACTCTCTTTATCTCTTGCTGTCAGGAACAACACGGGAATATCATATCCCAAGTCCCGTATTTTTGAAACAAATTCACTTCCCTCTACACCAGGAAGATTTCTGTCAACGATCATCAGGGAAGGATTTTCTTCTTCCAGGAACTGTTCTACATTTTCTGTAGAGACGAACCCTGTAACAGTGTATCCTTCTTTTTCAAGATGATATTCAAGAAGTTCTAAAATATCCGGTTCGTCTTCAATAACGATGATTTCTATATCTCTATTTTGCATTCTATAGCATAGTATATCTTGATAACAATTTGATTACAGATGAGGGAGAAGGGTAAAGGGGAGGGGTTTCTAAAAGGAACGCAGATATCTCTACCTGCGTTACAACGGTATATGATTGTTGTGCAAGCTGATGCTGCACATCAAATGATGTCTAGCTCGCTACACCTTTAAGTATGAAGAAAATAATGGCAGATAGTACTGCTGCGGCCGGTACAGTGATCACCCATGCCGCTACGATCTTTTTCACCATACCGCGTTTTACGTAATTCTCACGCAATGAACGCTTCAAGCTTTTGACTTTTTTCTTTTGGACTTTAGCCGCTTCGATTAATTCGACTTGTCTCTTATAATCTCCTGCAGCTTTCAATTCTGCAAGTTCTGACTTAAGGGCATTGTGCTTTTCCATTTCGATATGAAGTCTCTCCTGCTTCACACTCATATCTTTGCTGTCAAGCCACTCTCTAAGAAAACCGACCCCAAAGATCGCACCTACAGCAATGTGTGTAGAAGAGACCGGTAAACCAAGCTGAGAAGCAATAACCACTGTGATCGCCGCAGCCATCATAATGGAAAATGCCCTCATCTGATCAAGCTCAGTGATCTCAGACCCTACCGTTCTTATGAGTCTTGGTCCAAACAGTGCAAGACCTACAGAGATACCCACACCACCGATAACCATGACCCATAAAGGGATCGCTGCTTTTTCAGAAACAGCAAGTGTGGTCAATGCATCA
The sequence above is drawn from the Sulfurovum sp. TSL1 genome and encodes:
- a CDS encoding phosphate-starvation-inducible PsiE family protein; this translates as MNFIKQHYELLCASVIFVAILSTHYPFYKAIILMLEFVVIIEVVKMISEFIDKKRLRLRYVIDVFIIFLTRDVIILTTHPDKDRQEILFLLLVIFVFFLFRILAVLFSPALSRKKKAQKPF
- a CDS encoding response regulator transcription factor, producing MQNRDIEIIVIEDEPDILELLEYHLEKEGYTVTGFVSTENVEQFLEEENPSLMIVDRNLPGVEGSEFVSKIRDLGYDIPVLFLTARDKESDLEEGFHSGGDDYMTKPFSSKELLLRIAALLKRSGATSSDKVKYRDLILDLQKRELFIEERRIELTNLEFKLLHTFVKNPHQPLDRDYLRDEVWGDDSTNFHDKTINVAMNRLKKKIDPEGVKEYFAPVWGVGYKLL